From one Streptomyces sp. SCSIO 30461 genomic stretch:
- a CDS encoding DsbA family protein, with protein MSESPSPPIVLDVWCELQCADCRTALTDIRALRERYGDRLEPRLRHFPLEKHKHAFAAAQAAEEAAVQGQGWAFVESVLGRVEELDSKGEPLLIEVARELGLDTEEFDTALIDGRHILIVDADQAEGKAIGVTGTPTYLVGGERLDGGKSQEGLRERVEAVVDRILAEQSDA; from the coding sequence ATGAGCGAGTCCCCCTCACCGCCGATCGTCCTCGACGTCTGGTGCGAGCTGCAGTGCGCCGACTGCCGCACCGCCCTCACCGACATCCGCGCGCTCCGGGAGCGCTACGGCGACCGGCTTGAGCCGCGTCTGCGGCATTTCCCGCTGGAGAAGCACAAGCACGCCTTCGCCGCCGCGCAGGCGGCGGAGGAGGCCGCGGTCCAGGGCCAGGGCTGGGCGTTTGTGGAGTCCGTTCTCGGCCGAGTCGAGGAGCTGGACAGCAAGGGTGAGCCGCTGCTCATCGAGGTGGCTCGAGAACTGGGCCTGGACACCGAGGAGTTCGACACCGCCCTGATCGACGGCCGGCACATCCTGATCGTGGACGCCGACCAGGCCGAGGGCAAGGCCATCGGCGTCACCGGCACCCCGACGTATCTCGTGGGTGGAGAGAGGCTGGACGGCGGCAAGAGCCAGGAAGGTCTGCGCGAGCGTGTGGAGGCGGTCGTCGATCGAATCCTGGCGGAACAGAGCGACGCCTAG
- a CDS encoding GNAT family N-acetyltransferase, whose protein sequence is MTTTLRPSGPLQQDDRGSRSRTYDVCVNSRRVGSVELGTHPALGPTVGVLRSLAIDSGDRRRGRGTVAALAAEEVLRDWGCTRVSTSVPTEATAVARLVAALGYTEESRHMIKELTGASLPEPTAGAEGRPMGEAEFLDWSAAELEGYTQTLVGQGVPPEQASARAAADQRRLLPEGLATPRTWIRTMEAEGAVVGHLWVAEREVRPGRQGAYVYAVEVAEPYRGRGHGRALMLLAERIARSEAGADLLGLRVRAGATPALRLYESLGYRVTHIEVGKQLL, encoded by the coding sequence ATGACCACCACCCTGCGGCCGTCCGGGCCGCTCCAGCAGGACGACCGGGGCTCCCGGTCGCGCACCTACGACGTGTGCGTGAACAGCAGACGCGTCGGCAGCGTCGAGCTGGGCACCCACCCCGCGCTCGGGCCGACCGTCGGGGTGCTGCGCTCCCTGGCGATCGACTCCGGCGACCGGCGGCGCGGTCGAGGTACGGTCGCGGCGCTCGCCGCGGAGGAGGTGCTTCGCGACTGGGGCTGCACCCGGGTCAGTACCTCCGTTCCGACGGAGGCAACGGCGGTGGCGCGGCTGGTGGCAGCGCTCGGATACACCGAGGAGAGCCGCCACATGATCAAGGAGCTGACCGGGGCCTCGCTGCCCGAACCGACCGCCGGGGCCGAGGGCCGGCCCATGGGCGAGGCCGAGTTCCTCGACTGGTCGGCAGCGGAGCTGGAGGGCTACACGCAGACCCTGGTCGGCCAGGGGGTTCCGCCCGAGCAGGCTTCGGCACGTGCCGCGGCCGACCAGCGCCGACTGCTCCCCGAAGGGCTCGCCACGCCACGGACCTGGATCAGGACCATGGAGGCCGAGGGTGCCGTGGTGGGGCACTTGTGGGTGGCGGAACGTGAAGTGCGTCCAGGGCGGCAGGGCGCCTACGTGTACGCCGTCGAGGTCGCGGAGCCCTATCGCGGACGAGGCCACGGACGGGCGCTGATGCTCCTCGCGGAGCGGATCGCCCGGTCGGAAGCCGGGGCGGACCTGCTCGGGCTGCGTGTCCGCGCGGGTGCCACCCCGGCGCTGCGCCTCTACGAGTCGCTCGGCTACCGGGTGACTCACATCGAGGTGGGGAAGCAGCTGCTCTAG
- a CDS encoding IS1182 family transposase encodes MAVGRTPMQPGLLSSTVGFCEGRLAPNSIYAVLHRECRALFPDEMFADLFAEDGRRSVPPMIVAVVMVLQRLEGLSDREAVERFAFDVRWKYAAGGLDFDHPGFVHTVLVDMRARLAASARPNRIFERTVEVAAQAGLVGRRRVLDSAPIYDAVATQDTITLIRSAIRGLLRAADHVLRAELRAVISSGDAYTSTDKPVIDWTDAAEREALIDSRARDGFALLTVLDGRAVPGDVGQAARLLATVLGQDLEQDGGVFKIARKVAADRVISTVDPEARHGHKTVRRSFDGYKGHVAEEPDSEVITATEVTAGNAGDAEPAADLLADVLQPPAAEQADQARAEVYGDAAYGTGPLLAELDDAGARVMVKVQAANAPGGRFSKDAFTIDLEAGQVTCPNQVTAAIRPKSDGGGAACFKTACAACPLAAQCTTARNGRVITIGPHEEHLARGRARSADPVWLAAYRATRPKVERKIAHLMRRRHGGRRARVRGRAKIAADFSLLAAAVNVARLGVLGIMSTGSDKWAVAAG; translated from the coding sequence ATGGCAGTGGGCCGGACTCCGATGCAGCCGGGGTTGCTCTCCTCCACAGTGGGTTTCTGCGAGGGTCGGCTGGCGCCGAACTCGATCTACGCGGTGCTGCACCGCGAGTGCCGGGCGTTGTTCCCCGATGAGATGTTCGCCGATCTGTTCGCCGAGGACGGCCGCAGGTCGGTGCCGCCGATGATCGTGGCGGTCGTGATGGTCCTGCAGCGTCTGGAGGGTTTGTCCGATCGCGAGGCGGTCGAGCGGTTCGCGTTCGATGTGCGCTGGAAGTACGCCGCCGGCGGGCTGGACTTCGACCATCCGGGGTTCGTGCACACCGTGCTGGTCGACATGCGGGCGAGGCTTGCCGCTTCCGCCCGGCCGAACCGGATCTTCGAGCGGACGGTAGAGGTTGCTGCACAGGCCGGACTGGTCGGCCGCAGGAGGGTGCTGGACTCGGCACCGATCTATGACGCGGTGGCCACGCAGGACACCATCACGCTGATCCGTTCGGCCATCCGCGGCCTGCTGCGGGCGGCCGATCACGTGCTGCGGGCCGAGCTGCGGGCGGTGATCTCCAGCGGGGACGCCTACACCAGCACGGACAAGCCGGTCATCGACTGGACGGACGCGGCCGAGCGGGAAGCCCTCATCGATTCGCGGGCCCGTGACGGGTTCGCGCTGCTGACCGTGCTGGACGGCCGGGCCGTGCCCGGGGATGTGGGCCAGGCCGCGCGGTTGCTGGCCACCGTGCTGGGCCAGGACCTGGAGCAGGACGGGGGCGTCTTCAAGATCGCCCGCAAGGTGGCCGCGGACCGGGTCATCTCCACGGTTGATCCCGAGGCCCGGCACGGCCACAAGACCGTCCGCCGGTCCTTCGACGGTTACAAGGGTCATGTGGCCGAGGAACCCGACAGCGAGGTCATCACCGCGACCGAGGTCACGGCGGGCAACGCCGGCGATGCCGAGCCCGCCGCCGACCTGCTCGCCGACGTTCTCCAACCACCTGCCGCCGAGCAGGCAGACCAGGCGCGGGCCGAAGTCTACGGCGACGCCGCTTACGGGACCGGGCCGCTGCTGGCCGAGCTGGACGACGCGGGCGCCCGGGTGATGGTCAAGGTGCAGGCGGCCAACGCGCCCGGTGGGCGGTTCTCCAAGGACGCCTTCACCATCGATCTGGAGGCAGGGCAGGTCACCTGCCCGAACCAGGTGACCGCCGCGATCCGCCCGAAGTCTGATGGCGGTGGGGCGGCCTGCTTCAAGACCGCCTGCGCCGCCTGCCCCCTTGCGGCGCAGTGCACTACCGCCAGGAACGGACGCGTCATCACCATCGGCCCTCACGAAGAACACCTGGCCCGGGGCCGGGCTCGCAGTGCGGACCCCGTCTGGCTGGCCGCCTACCGGGCCACCCGCCCCAAGGTCGAACGCAAGATCGCCCACCTGATGCGGCGGCGACACGGCGGACGCCGCGCCCGGGTGCGGGGCCGGGCCAAGATCGCCGCCGACTTCTCCTTGCTGGCCGCCGCCGTCAACGTCGCGCGGCTCGGCGTGCTCGGAATCATGTCCACAGGCAGTGACAAGTGGGCGGTCGCCGCCGGCTGA
- a CDS encoding TIGR02611 family protein, which yields MNAESDERVKGGAAVVPEPVTGDVTGGPGDDPSGVERADEQPLGSRAPDFVKARRTLHLSWQVGVFIIGLAVVVAGVIMLPLPGPGWLVIFAGMAIWATEFVWAQLVLRWTKRKVTEAAQRALDPKVRRRNIILTTIGLVIIGVLAGIYFWKFGFVMPWKITE from the coding sequence ATGAACGCGGAGAGTGACGAGCGGGTGAAGGGTGGCGCGGCTGTGGTCCCCGAGCCCGTCACGGGGGATGTGACCGGTGGGCCGGGGGATGATCCGTCGGGTGTCGAGAGGGCCGACGAGCAGCCTCTCGGATCCCGTGCCCCGGACTTCGTGAAGGCGCGCCGCACCCTCCATCTGAGCTGGCAGGTCGGCGTGTTCATCATCGGCCTTGCCGTGGTGGTGGCGGGCGTGATCATGCTGCCCCTGCCCGGCCCCGGCTGGCTGGTGATCTTCGCCGGCATGGCGATCTGGGCGACCGAGTTCGTCTGGGCCCAACTGGTGCTGCGCTGGACGAAGCGCAAGGTCACCGAGGCTGCTCAGCGAGCCCTCGACCCCAAGGTGCGTCGGCGGAACATCATCCTCACGACCATCGGCCTGGTGATCATCGGCGTGCTGGCCGGAATCTACTTCTGGAAGTTCGGGTTCGTCATGCCCTGGAAGATCACCGAGTAG
- a CDS encoding SCO7613 C-terminal domain-containing membrane protein, whose product MENPLPPAEELRLIDGELALLDARRTQLLTRRSWLVKTLQALGAHGTGPGGASGPMWPAHPGAWGPSPASPASAPSRASSPSAQNVLLTLGGILLTIAAIAFTVVSWGHLGIGGRSVVLGVVTAAALATPLLLLRHGLTATAEAVAVLGLVLTVLDAYALRRAVLSDIGAVRYTAAAAAVLAVLWAGYGRLRRSLRTPLPVAVVAAQLPLPLWALGTGASLSATVWATLATAAFDITVALMAKSVAVRATAATAAVLTGGWSLLAAGWLSLLAESPALALEPGLLLLAGGGLALGAAWREPVSAPATAAVAGLALVASVGGVVRTAVTAPWVAPGYLLCAVAVLFALRIPMPRGVRTGLWVASALVHTMALVMALPFALLAVARPLSLTDSVWSGVPAPGTPVPGMLTALLILVVVAAVLSAAPRLLTAAAPLPRTAALCTAFALACCAGFTASAHPALPYAAALALRLLLVAAATTVAVLADRGAFRSPGTRAVPGTGGPAAESERVAADSDGPPVAPAATAGARIRHASGSALTLTALVCAVGGAVSTAALGLATRPATFAALMALGVVSAAAAVSARGIVRIATACAAVVWGAGLVGATAATAGLPAHQAGIALLAVPAVTALLAARLRTEQVALPVEVTGAAAGLVALGLAVPHAPTLALVLALAGVIAAGTALRPDRRPFAGYAALVLFVVAAWVRLAASEVSAPEAYTLPVTVPALAVGLLRRRRDPEASSWTAYGAGLAATLTPSLFAAWGDAHWLRPLLLGLAALGLTLAGARLRLQALLVLGGVTLALDALHELAPYVIQVVDALPRWLPPAVAGLLLLAVGATYERRLHDARKLRETLGRMR is encoded by the coding sequence ATGGAGAACCCTTTGCCGCCTGCCGAGGAGCTGCGGCTCATCGACGGCGAGCTCGCCCTACTCGACGCACGGCGCACCCAGTTGCTGACGCGCAGGAGCTGGCTGGTGAAGACCCTTCAGGCGCTCGGGGCGCACGGCACGGGCCCGGGAGGCGCCTCCGGGCCGATGTGGCCCGCGCACCCGGGTGCTTGGGGCCCGTCGCCGGCCTCACCGGCATCGGCGCCGTCGCGGGCTTCGTCGCCCAGCGCTCAGAATGTGCTGCTCACGCTGGGAGGGATCCTGCTGACGATCGCGGCGATCGCCTTCACCGTGGTCAGCTGGGGCCATCTCGGCATCGGAGGGCGGTCCGTGGTGCTCGGTGTGGTGACGGCCGCGGCCCTGGCGACGCCCCTGCTCTTGCTGCGGCACGGCCTCACGGCGACTGCTGAGGCGGTGGCGGTGCTCGGGCTCGTGCTGACGGTGCTCGACGCGTACGCCCTGCGCCGTGCGGTGCTGTCGGACATCGGCGCCGTCCGGTACACAGCCGCCGCCGCGGCTGTGCTCGCCGTGCTGTGGGCGGGGTACGGGCGGCTGCGGCGCAGCCTGCGCACCCCGTTGCCGGTGGCCGTGGTGGCCGCGCAACTCCCGCTGCCGCTCTGGGCGCTGGGGACCGGCGCGAGCCTGTCGGCCACGGTGTGGGCGACCCTGGCCACGGCGGCGTTCGACATCACCGTCGCCCTCATGGCGAAGTCGGTCGCCGTCCGCGCTACGGCGGCGACGGCGGCCGTGTTGACGGGCGGCTGGTCGCTGCTCGCGGCGGGCTGGCTGTCACTGCTCGCGGAATCCCCGGCGCTCGCGCTGGAACCCGGTCTGCTGCTGCTCGCGGGCGGTGGGCTGGCGCTGGGCGCGGCGTGGCGGGAGCCGGTGTCGGCCCCGGCGACCGCGGCGGTGGCGGGCCTCGCCCTGGTCGCGTCGGTGGGTGGTGTGGTGCGTACCGCGGTCACCGCGCCATGGGTGGCACCCGGATATCTGCTGTGTGCGGTGGCTGTGCTGTTCGCGCTGCGGATACCGATGCCGCGTGGGGTTCGTACCGGTCTGTGGGTGGCATCGGCTCTGGTGCACACCATGGCGCTGGTCATGGCCCTGCCGTTCGCGCTGCTCGCGGTGGCGCGGCCGCTGTCCCTCACCGACTCGGTCTGGTCCGGCGTCCCCGCTCCTGGGACGCCGGTACCTGGCATGCTCACCGCGCTGCTGATCCTGGTCGTGGTCGCCGCGGTGCTCTCGGCAGCGCCCCGGCTGCTCACCGCGGCAGCCCCGCTGCCGCGCACGGCCGCACTGTGCACCGCGTTCGCGCTGGCCTGCTGCGCCGGGTTCACGGCGAGCGCCCACCCGGCTCTGCCCTATGCGGCGGCACTGGCGCTCCGGCTGCTGCTGGTGGCGGCGGCGACCACCGTGGCCGTCCTGGCCGACCGCGGCGCCTTCCGGTCCCCGGGCACCCGCGCCGTGCCCGGCACGGGTGGTCCGGCAGCGGAGTCGGAGCGCGTGGCGGCAGACAGCGATGGGCCGCCGGTCGCCCCGGCAGCGACTGCCGGGGCGCGTATACGCCACGCATCGGGCAGCGCACTCACCCTGACCGCGCTGGTCTGCGCCGTGGGTGGGGCGGTGAGTACGGCCGCGCTCGGCCTGGCCACACGGCCCGCGACCTTCGCCGCCCTCATGGCACTCGGCGTGGTGTCCGCGGCGGCCGCTGTGTCGGCCCGCGGGATCGTCCGGATCGCGACCGCGTGCGCGGCCGTGGTGTGGGGCGCGGGTCTGGTCGGCGCCACGGCGGCGACGGCCGGGCTGCCCGCCCATCAGGCAGGCATCGCGCTGCTGGCCGTACCGGCGGTCACCGCGCTGCTCGCGGCACGTCTGCGCACCGAGCAGGTGGCACTGCCGGTCGAGGTCACGGGGGCCGCGGCCGGTCTGGTCGCGCTCGGTCTCGCGGTGCCGCACGCACCGACGCTGGCACTGGTGCTGGCCCTTGCGGGCGTGATCGCGGCGGGCACCGCGCTGCGGCCCGACCGGCGCCCGTTCGCCGGGTACGCGGCCCTGGTGCTGTTCGTGGTGGCCGCCTGGGTGCGCCTGGCCGCGTCTGAGGTGTCGGCGCCCGAGGCGTACACGCTCCCGGTGACCGTTCCGGCGCTCGCCGTGGGTCTGCTGCGGCGGCGCCGGGACCCGGAGGCGTCGTCGTGGACGGCGTACGGTGCCGGACTGGCCGCGACCCTGACGCCGAGCCTCTTCGCGGCCTGGGGCGATGCGCACTGGCTCCGCCCGCTGCTGCTGGGGCTGGCTGCGCTCGGGCTCACGCTCGCCGGTGCCCGGCTGCGCCTCCAGGCACTGCTGGTGCTCGGCGGGGTGACCCTGGCGCTGGACGCGCTGCATGAGCTCGCGCCGTATGTGATCCAGGTCGTCGACGCCCTGCCGCGCTGGCTGCCACCCGCGGTCGCCGGGCTGCTGCTGCTCGCTGTGGGCGCGACGTACGAGCGGCGCCTGCACGATGCGCGCAAGCTGCGCGAGACGCTGGGCCGGATGCGTTGA
- a CDS encoding SsgA family sporulation/cell division regulator: MNTTVSCELHLRLVVSSESSLPVPAGLRYDTADPYAVHATFHTGAEETVEWVFARDLLAEGLHRPTGTGDVRVWPSRSHGQGVVCIALSSPEGEALLEAPARALESFLKRTDAAVPPGTEHRHFDLDTELSHILAES; the protein is encoded by the coding sequence ATGAACACCACGGTCAGCTGCGAGCTGCACCTGCGCCTCGTTGTATCGAGCGAGTCCTCACTGCCTGTACCCGCGGGCCTGCGGTATGACACGGCCGACCCCTATGCCGTGCACGCCACCTTCCATACCGGCGCCGAAGAGACGGTCGAATGGGTGTTCGCCCGCGATCTGCTCGCCGAGGGCCTGCACCGGCCCACCGGCACCGGTGACGTCCGAGTGTGGCCGTCGCGCAGCCACGGCCAAGGAGTCGTCTGCATCGCACTGAGCTCCCCGGAGGGCGAGGCCCTCCTGGAGGCACCCGCGCGGGCCCTGGAGTCCTTCCTCAAGCGCACAGACGCGGCGGTGCCACCGGGCACCGAGCACCGTCATTTCGATCTTGACACCGAACTGTCGCATATCCTGGCCGAGAGCTGA
- a CDS encoding SRPBCC family protein, with the protein MDWHHYRYRSLWRLPAPPARVYAVLERAEDYPLWWPQVREVSLLGDDSTAARFRSLLPYDLVVTARGGRLDPESGVLEVRMAGDLVGWARWTLTPSADGGTRARYEQEVVVQRPLMRRLALIGRPAFRANHVVMMRAGRRGLTAYLERGAEGV; encoded by the coding sequence ATGGACTGGCACCACTACCGCTACCGCAGCCTCTGGCGGCTGCCCGCGCCGCCCGCACGCGTCTATGCCGTACTGGAACGGGCCGAGGACTACCCCCTCTGGTGGCCGCAGGTCCGCGAGGTCAGCCTTCTCGGCGACGACTCCACCGCTGCCCGCTTCCGCTCGCTGCTGCCCTACGACCTCGTCGTCACCGCACGCGGTGGTCGGCTGGATCCGGAATCGGGCGTCCTGGAAGTGCGGATGGCCGGAGATCTCGTCGGCTGGGCCCGATGGACCCTCACGCCGAGCGCCGACGGCGGCACCCGGGCGCGCTACGAGCAGGAAGTGGTGGTGCAGCGCCCGCTGATGCGGCGGCTGGCGCTCATCGGACGGCCGGCCTTCCGGGCCAACCACGTGGTGATGATGCGCGCCGGACGCCGCGGGCTCACCGCCTATCTGGAGCGGGGCGCGGAAGGAGTTTGA
- a CDS encoding CGNR zinc finger domain-containing protein: MLIPHDTHSALDTVVDLVNTAPERAGNDELADLPSLYNFVRSHKVSGVGELAHADLAAVHTIRARFAGVFAAPDPRAAAELINQLVAAAGTTPQLTNHDGYDWHVHYFAPGASVADHLAADCGMALAFIVVSGEQERLRRCEAPDCGNAFVDLSRNRSRRYCDSRTCGNRLHVAAYRARRKEAAG; this comes from the coding sequence GTGCTGATCCCTCACGACACCCACAGTGCCCTCGACACCGTCGTCGATCTGGTCAACACCGCGCCTGAGCGCGCGGGCAACGACGAACTCGCGGACCTCCCCTCCCTGTACAACTTCGTACGAAGCCACAAAGTCAGTGGGGTGGGCGAGCTGGCCCATGCCGACCTCGCGGCAGTGCACACCATTCGAGCCCGCTTCGCCGGTGTCTTCGCCGCTCCGGACCCGCGCGCCGCCGCGGAACTCATCAACCAGCTCGTCGCCGCCGCGGGCACCACCCCGCAGCTCACGAATCACGACGGCTACGACTGGCACGTCCACTACTTCGCGCCAGGAGCATCGGTCGCCGACCACCTCGCCGCCGACTGCGGGATGGCGCTCGCCTTCATCGTGGTCTCGGGCGAGCAGGAGCGGCTCCGCCGCTGCGAGGCGCCGGACTGCGGAAACGCGTTCGTGGATCTCTCCCGCAACCGATCCCGCCGCTACTGCGACAGCCGCACCTGCGGCAACCGGCTGCATGTCGCCGCGTACCGCGCGCGCCGCAAGGAGGCAGCGGGCTGA
- a CDS encoding aminodeoxychorismate lyase — MRIWVNGGLKDAGAALVSVLDHGMTVGDGVFETVKATAGQPFALTQHLDRLTRSARGLGLPDPDLDEVRHACEAVLEANPMALGRLRITYTGGLSPLGSDRGDTGPTLVVALGECGRRPDTTSVITVPWVRNERGALSGLKTTSYAENVVALSRAHERGASEALFANTVGHLCEGTGSNVFVVVDGRLHTPPLSSGCLAGITRALTVEWTGAQETQLPLDVLERADEVFLTSTLRDVQAVHRIDGRELSATPGPVTAKAMRVFEERAAADPDPQAP; from the coding sequence ATGAGGATCTGGGTGAACGGCGGACTGAAGGATGCCGGCGCCGCCCTCGTCTCCGTACTCGACCACGGGATGACGGTGGGCGACGGCGTGTTCGAGACCGTCAAGGCGACAGCGGGGCAGCCCTTCGCCCTCACCCAGCACCTCGACCGGCTCACCCGGTCGGCCCGCGGCCTTGGCCTGCCCGATCCGGACCTGGACGAGGTGCGTCATGCCTGCGAGGCCGTGCTGGAGGCCAACCCGATGGCACTGGGCCGACTGCGGATCACCTACACCGGAGGGCTCTCCCCTCTCGGTTCCGACCGCGGTGACACCGGTCCCACCCTCGTCGTCGCACTCGGCGAGTGCGGCCGCCGACCCGACACCACCTCCGTCATCACGGTCCCCTGGGTCCGCAACGAGCGCGGAGCGCTGAGCGGCCTGAAGACCACGTCCTACGCCGAGAACGTCGTCGCCCTCTCCCGCGCCCATGAGCGGGGAGCGTCGGAAGCGCTGTTCGCGAACACGGTGGGACACCTCTGCGAAGGCACCGGGTCCAATGTCTTCGTGGTGGTCGACGGGCGTCTGCACACCCCACCGCTCTCCTCCGGCTGCCTGGCGGGGATCACCCGCGCCCTGACCGTGGAGTGGACCGGGGCTCAGGAAACGCAGCTTCCGCTGGATGTCCTGGAGCGGGCCGATGAGGTCTTCCTGACGTCCACCCTCCGTGATGTGCAGGCCGTCCACCGGATCGACGGACGCGAGCTGTCCGCCACGCCGGGGCCGGTGACGGCCAAGGCCATGCGGGTCTTCGAGGAGAGGGCTGCCGCCGATCCGGATCCCCAGGCGCCCTGA